In Bacillota bacterium, a single window of DNA contains:
- a CDS encoding DUF5317 domain-containing protein: protein MLVDTAVASMVVGKLRGGTFSSLGEMPLKRVDCIIASFAIEAAVVALGLRGAAFVPSVAPYAFFVSYALLLYAIWANRHIRWMLLTGIGVALNFVVIIANGMKMPVSADMLTAVGMAQQVTAIQSGKVLTYRLVDATTRLWQLGDVIPIGQPYPIHRVVSLGDVVMSLGVFLLIQHEMLARKSPRSKLGRKSRTLTHS, encoded by the coding sequence ATGCTGGTTGACACCGCCGTCGCATCGATGGTCGTAGGTAAGCTCCGAGGCGGGACGTTTTCGAGCCTCGGAGAGATGCCACTCAAGAGGGTCGACTGTATAATCGCCTCCTTCGCTATTGAGGCTGCAGTGGTAGCCCTCGGGTTGCGCGGGGCCGCGTTCGTCCCATCCGTTGCGCCCTACGCATTCTTCGTCAGTTACGCCTTGCTCCTTTATGCGATCTGGGCCAACCGTCACATCCGCTGGATGCTCCTCACCGGGATCGGAGTTGCACTGAACTTCGTAGTCATCATCGCCAACGGGATGAAAATGCCGGTGTCCGCCGACATGCTCACCGCGGTAGGGATGGCGCAGCAGGTTACCGCGATTCAGTCAGGCAAGGTCCTCACCTATAGACTCGTCGATGCCACCACACGTTTGTGGCAGCTTGGAGACGTGATCCCAATCGGCCAGCCGTATCCCATTCACCGCGTCGTAAGCCTGGGTGACGTGGTGATGTCTCTCGGTGTGTTCCTCCTCATCCAGCACGAGATGCTCGCCAGGAAAAGCCCGCGGTCCAAGCTTGGTCGAAAAAGCCGCACTCTCACGCATAGTTAG